The genomic DNA TTACAGTGATCTCCCGGAGATCTACATGACATAATTGAAAGGATAAATAGTTGAGGGAGAAAAGgatatgatttattttatttataagatGAAGAAGTCTTATCGTACTAAAGCCATCAAATCTATTAGATTAATAGAGCTATTGCTCCAGTAGGTTTAGTGCCTCATTAATAACACTAGGTTCATAGTTAATTATGAGTCTAAATATACCAATGTAATAGTTGTCTCATGGAAAAAATAATGCAAGATTCTCTTCCTCATATTCAATAGGGTTCTAGAATCTACTAGGAACTATGCTCTTGGCTGTTTGCTCTTGACCGAGGAATGTTGATTCTCACTCACATGTCGGATAACATAAGGGAACCTTGTGGGTTGAGGCCACGTATGGAGTAAGAAGGGGAGGCTCAGTGGAGATTTGGGATCGAGAGGTTGATTATATTCATAACACTCAGGGGTTGTTCATTAAATCGGATTGGACTAGCCCACACTGAATACAAACATTGATTTGAAGTGCGAGCATATTTTTGTAAATTATCTAGCATGATCCATAAACATACTATGTTATATTTGATGGCATGATCACCTTTCTAAAAGTGAAGGGGAAACCTTTAGAATTTACGAAAGTTCCCCATCTAAAATTTACAGTCATGACAATTTCCATCCGAATCTATTTGCTAAGTTTCAATAGCCGGTTGAGCATCAGAATAATATTGTGAtttcatatattttaaaaataaataattaaaaatttcattttttcccCCCTGAATAGCTGGAACCTTAGGTTGGTGAAATtccattttttgttttttttttaaattttgaaaaagaattataAATTGATAAAGTTTTGATTTCTTCATATAATAATATTTGATTTTTTACATAGGAAATGTTTGATCTTCCCTCAAAACAAGAAAATTTGTTGTAAAAAAGGTAGAATGGAATTTTTGTGAATAAAAATGGAAAACTATTTCAAGTTTCCATACACACACCAACTTACAATTGTAACTGCCTTTgtcaatttcaaaaaaaaaaaaatgatattccAAATTGCAGAAGACGTATTCTCGATAAGTCTATTTATGTTGTTTCTTAAAACCCTTCAATAGAGGAGGTCTTGCAGGGTGTAGCTGTTGGAGTGGATCTCTTCGATTCCACGTAAGTTTTGGAGGTCTTGATATTCTTTTCCTTGCTTTcttaaattgtttagtactttgcTCAAAATGTATATTTTTTGAACTCAAAACAGGTATATTTACCATCTTACACTTCGGGGCTTTGCACTGATCTTCCCACATAATATTGTTGATGAAGACATTGTAGATCGTCCACTTGATGATTACCCTAATGACtgtacaaaaataaatttgagagCTACAATTTTCAGGTATGTAATCTATATCTCTAGGACCGACTGTCTGTTTTCACTATTCAGACACAAGAACAATTTAACCTAAACAAAAGTAAAATTCAGTAGCATGGTTTGGGTGGCTTTCTATAATCTTGGcacaaaccaaaagctaagaatCAAAACTTTGCCACTGCAGCTCACTTAGAATTGGGCTGACATGTCTTGCTCAACCTATCAAACTGGGTTAACCTGGCATAACTTCACAGGGCCAGAACCAATAGTTGTGCAAATTTGCCTGCTGTCATTTGCTATTGAATGTTAAAACGGCATTAACATTGTTTGCAAAATTTCAACCAAGTTAGAATGTACAATtcgatgatttttttttctgcATCTCTCTTCTCTTCAGGAAGGATACTTCATCTATTGTTGCAAACTGTACTTGCTTCACTTGCCAGAATCACACACGAGCTTATATCAATCATCTATTGAATGTCCACGAAATGTTGGCTCACATCCTACTAGAAATGTAAGTTGCTTTTTCCCGCGGTAGTATTCCTGCTCATCACTTTGACTAACTTCTGTTCCTATGCTCGCAGACATAACACACACCACTATTTGGGCTTCTTTCGCACTATCCGTGAAACTATTAAGAAGGGAAAGTTTGACTTGTTCCACAAGAAATTCGTTCAAAGCAGGCGCATCCATCTTGCCTCAGTCGTGCAATATTCTTGACGTTGTGTTTCTTCTCTTTTTGTGACAATTTAGAGTTCAAAATTTTATTATCTTCAATTTTGTAGTATGCTTAGTGAAATTCTAGAGCAGCAAGGGTCTTGTAGTTTCAGTAGCTGTTTGAATGGTTAGTACAGACAACATCGATTATGCGACCTCTAACTTAGAGGGAATGACTAAGCAACTGTTATACTTTTCATGTATTAGAACCTTGAGGAAAGATTGTATCTAAATATCGATTATTGTCAGTTTAGTGCCTGATTTCAGTCTGGCTGTATAATTTGGAGTCATGAACCGCAAATGAAATGTTCACTTGTAGTAACTGTATGACAGTTTATGAATGAGGGAAGCAAAGACTGATGCAGGGTACTCACGAGGAGGGTGCTTGGGCTGAGTTATCATAAAAATTCAATATGGTTTTGTTTCATTCATAGTATATGAAAATCCTTAAATTTAGTGTTAGTGTAGTAAATTCAATGTGCTCCCCTTCTTTTTATTTGTACTAGTATTTCatgttattttatataattatttattaaaattatatatgagGCGAGCAAATCGCATTTTTGCCATTTACAAATTATATAGGTGATTGCTCTAATAGAGCTTATCGTTAATTTTTAGCGGGTATAAAATATTTGATTGGGTATATGACCTCCTCAAACAAAGGATTGATGTGTTAGGGTAAAAAAATATCCTCTGTGATTTATCTATCTGTATCTAGCTAGGATAGCGGTGATATTGAGTCACTTGGGATGAGAGTTATTACCTTTAAGGTAGAAATTTAGGTTCCCATGACGTATCCAGTTGGTTAGAGTGTGTCAGATTTGTTACAATGGGGTAGGGATCAATTCCCGATGGGTTCATGTTCTCGAAAAAAAACTCCTCTCACCCCCTAGTTACTTGACAATCAGCTATAAGCTGTCCTCGTGAACTGGGGACTGACTTTAAGGGGCATCTGAGGTGAGCATAATCACTTTTTATTACGATCTAAGGTAGACATTTAAGGTTggaatttcataattttaaatttgacttggatcgaATCATTTACACCCGTATTTGTATCCTTTTTCTAAGGGTGTCAAAAATGGATCCACGATCCAATCTGAGTTGATAAAAAATCAAGTTCAGGTTTGAGTCGAATTTGGATTGGAGGATTTTTGGATTGGGGATTTTCAGGTCAAATTCAGATTGATTTAGAGTTATTTGAGTTATTGGGGTCGGATTGGATTCGGGTTAaacttttttataattttttttcaacccAATTTGAATAGAATCTGATtcaacccacccgaattgacacttCTATCTTTTTCATATACCTCCCTAaggttggttttttttttttgtatattttatCCTCACGGGTGCAGCCAATGGTGGTAAAAAGATAATTCACTCACCCATCACATCCGTCAGCCCATCCTTaggccaacacggaagaggtaaatcatgggtgactactagccttGGATAGTTGAATAGCGAGAGATGATCTTCTGGTCCACTTTTTGTGGACTAGGGGATGATCCACAATGCAATTGCGGTCGGATCACAACCATGATTTAGTTGCAATTGGTTGCGATCTCTCCCTGGGTTCATCTTCCCATCCAGGTAGTAGTTTGAGTTCGGATAGGTGGCCGGATGCCGCTGGTGGTGGGTGGATGGCCGAGTGGTCGAGCTATGGGGCGCCGAGTGGGGGGCGGCCTCTGACCGCCCACCCcaacccaaactataacctgggTGGAAAGGTGAACTCTGGGAGGAATTGCAACCAATTACGGTCAAATCACGATTGTGATCTGGCCGCAATTACATTGTGGATCATCTTTTGGTCCACAAAAAGTAGATGAGAGGATCTGATCTCCTGAATAGCACATGGGGGAGGGTAGACATCCAGGAGTCCAGATTATTTGTTCCGCAATCCCTGGTTCCTTCTTGGTCCCTTTGCAATTTGCATGTCGGATCGCGGCCGGAATCCGGTCAAAATTGACTGCGATATCCCCTGGGTTCACCTTCCTATATAGGTTATATTTTTGGGTCGAGCCAAGCGGTTGAATGTCACTAGCTATGGGCAGATTATATGGTGCCTAGCAGGGGACCTAGCTCGGCCCAAAACTATAGTCTAGGTAGGAAGGTGAATCCAGAGGAGATCGTAACCAATTTTAATCGGATTCTGACCGTAATAAGACATACAAATTATAGAAAGGATCAAGAAGGGACCATGGATTGCAAACCAAAGGATCTAAACTCAGACAAGAGGAACTAGTAAATATGTTCCTCTTCATGTCAACATATTTTATTGTTTAGGGGGATCATACTTATTTTTTATACAAGTAGCTACAAGTTTTGCTATGACTTTCCACTACTAACTGTTACAGAGGTTTTTTCATCTGTTCAATACATAATTACTGAGGCCAACTTTGGTTGGTTAATCCGATCAGTTCATCAATGGTCGACTAGTATGATGGTTCTAATGATGATTCTTCACGTATTTTATGTGTACCTTAACCAAAATTTAACCCTTATACCTTATGATAATAATATCACTATATACTAGTCAATTGTCCGTCCGAGAAAACTTAGGCTAGAGTTGAGTTAGAACTCGAGGTGGTTATCAGAGCACCTGCATTGGTGCGTTCATGGACTGTTATAACGTTCAATGAACGTTAAAACCAACCAGTGTAGCGCAAGAATTAATTGGGTTGGGCCCACACAAAGGCATGAACGCGTTCAATTCATTGAACGCGTtcaatgtcttttttttttttttaatacctATGGCCCACCACAAGTATTTTAGAGAGAGGAAATAACgttgaggaaaataaaaaaaatccctaTGGCCCACCACAAACTTATTATCTCTATGGCCCATCATAATGAAGGTGGTTGTTAAAATGAATGTGAGAAAATGGatatgttaatatgatgtatatGTGACATGCGAGTCCCGTACTTTTTGATGAGATGATGGATGTTATAACACCCATTAATATGGATGCTCTCAATGAGGTATGATTAAATTGTCGACGTGGATAAGCCCCTGGGATCTAACCATCTAAGgttaaattttcataattttaaatctCGATTTTGTAAATTTAATTGTACTCTTTATTTAgcaaaacaataaaaaataaaactaaattaatttgttGTAAATCGAATAATGTTACGGCCGGACGGCGAGAGGTCGGAGAAAGCAGTCGCCCATCTCCCAAAAGCAAATGGAGGAGAATCTGCGATCTCTGCTCTGAGATCTGGAGGACCTCAAGACATGCATCTCGGATCCCAGTCGCGTCGGATCCATCGATCAGGGATTCCACCATCATTTTTCCGATAAACTTGTTAGCCTATCTCCGTTCTTTACTCTTCGACCCGCCTGATCTGGTTAAGTTGCGTGGACTTTGGTTTCGTCGTAGTCGTCGTAAAATtccattttttatttctttcttttcttaattcgATATCTTTGAATTGTCTAGTTGATTTTTCCCCCCTTTCACGCTTCGTTTTTAGATCAAAGAACGAGTTATTAAGGTTATGAATTTGAAGAAGGTTGGCATGACTAAGAGATCCAAAGCGAAGGTATGCAACTTTGGAAATCATACTCTctataataaaaaaatgtaacTTTGAGATTGTTAATCTTAATTGATTGGTGACTCATGATTCAGGACATGGGCGCTGAGGTTGTTGATAACAACCCCTACAGTAGGCTGATGGCGCTTCAACGTATGGGTATTGTAGTGAACTATGAAAGAATACGAGAATTCTCAGTAGCGATAGTAGTGCGTGCTCATTTATGTATTACCTTATTGTACTCGCTTTTTCCCTGAAAATTTCCTTGAAGAGTTGCCCTCCTTTAGATCAATTTAAGGAAACCATATCTAATTGCTTTAAGCTATGATTGGTCCAACAGCAAATATATCTACATGGTTTTGTCAAAATTTTTGCATAATTCCTTTGTACAGAACAATTCATGAGAATAAAGTTTATTGTATCAAGACTTTCTTGTCTCTTTTGAACAATTATTTCCCAAACAATAATTTAAATTCTCAATCAGTTTTTTCCATTGCgagataaaaaattaactattaGAGTGTCTTTTCGTAAAAGGCTTATGTAACCTGGTTCTGTATTACACATAAATGGTTAATAATTCATTTGGTTATATCTGCACTCTGAATGAATTAGGAAGTAATCTCAAATACTAAGATTATGATCATTAATGAAACTATCTATATTAGGGTAAGGAAACATCCTTGCATGAAAGCTAGAAAATGAAAGCATATAAAAGTGTTGACATGGAGATCTCTATAGGTTGGTTAACAAGAAACATCATGGCGTTATATGTTCTGGTGACAAGCATGTTCTATCTGTATATTCAATTTACTGTTAATCTTATGAATTATTGTTTCTTAATCTTATTTTGATAATTCTACTATCTTTTGCATTTTTTTTGTTAGATCTTATAAACCTGTATTTTCAAAAGATTAAGTACCTTTTGGCATTTCTCATGGTGTTTCTCCTATGGATACAGGATACAAGGCATAGGTGGTGTAGGCAGTGTTGCTATAGAGATGCTCACTAGATGTGGTATTGGTCACCTTCTATTATATGACTATGACATTGTAGAGTTGGCTAACATGAACAGGCTATTCTTCTGTCCCGATCAGGCATGATATTTTTCAATCAATatgctttttttattattatcattgttAGATAACCGTCATTTGGGATATTCATATTCAACCTGTTCAGTGCTCATCTAGTAGTTACAGAGATGCTACAACTCAAAATTTAAACACTAGACAATATATTCTTATTCTTGGTGACCAAATTGTCTATTGTCAGGTAGGCATGACGAAGACTGATGCTGCTGTTCAAACCCTTGAAGAAATCAATCCTGATGTTTTGTTGGATGTAAGAAAAAATAGACATAGTAACCATTTGAGCATTATTTCATTAGACTTTTCACCTTTCAGTGGTCATGgaatatttcttattttattgtCATGTTTTGCAGCATTATTGATGTATTTACACCTACTGTTTCATGAAATCTTGTGATTACTAAAAGAATAATAACCTTAATATGACCAATATGTTCATAAAGTAATACACAACATTCTCATCAGAAGCTCAATCTTAGTATCTGATGCCATAAATTACAAACTATAGAGCATTAGTTAGCTATTTTTGGATTGGTTCCTACATTACTTCTATAGTTGGTGCATCTTGCAAATTCTAGTTAATCATGCAATGCTACTTTTTAATTAATGCTTATGAGTTTTTTCATACCTTGCTTTTGACTTTCTGACCTCTTTTTAACACTGCAATGCCAATCATTGTCTTCATTTTTGAGCATTCAACTCTAGTCAAAATAGaaattctaaagaatttttaCTACACATTTTTgctaatttattatattttgttCTTGTTTAGTTATAGGATTTCAAATATAGTTAAGAGATAACAACTTAAGCTTTTCTTTTTACTAGAGATATTCACTGAGCATTACAACTGTGAAAGGGTTTGAAGTTTTTGTTGAGAGCCTCAAAAGAGAAGTTTCTTTGAAAAGCAGAGAGATGAGTGGAGTTGATGTTGTTTTAAGTTGTGTTGACAACTATGAGGCTCGTATGGTTGTGAATCAGGTTGGTTGCCTATTCTTGGAACAATGCTGTCAGTTTTAAGATGCTAGGTCAATATCAAATACTTTGGATGATTGGTTTTTAATGTAAGTTGTCAATCATTTTAATCAGAGAATCTTTTACCGTCAGTCATGCAATGAACTGGGAGAGACATAAATGGAATATGGTAAATTATTGTTCTCTTTCTTTAGGTTCAAACTTCTAGCTTTATTTTATTCATCTACCAAATATTTTGTGTTTGTGCTCATGGTGTTGGTGCTGGAAATAACctagttttgataatagcaaagggttcaaagttaagctgtgttatgatctaacaaactTATCTGAGTGTGCAAGCAAGACTTAGTTGAGGCTAAGCAacgaagtcttggtcaagggattgggcacaaagtcttggtcaagggattgagCATGAAGTCCTGGTCGAGAGGATTGGGCACTAAGTCCTGGTCAAGGGATTGGACACGAAGTCTTGGTCGGGTGGACTGGGCAGAAGACTTGGCAAATTGAGGACATCGGGCAAAAGTCCTGGGGGCCGCGAACATCAAACAGAAGTCTAGGcaggtcgaggatcagacgtctAGCAAAAGTTCCGAGGGTCAAGATTAGATGcttagcaaaagtccaaacaggtgtttggcaaaaggtaactctcctaagaggagtaggtgaggatgcgttccctggtgagggaacagtagcgtcggttcgacttagggtttcattggaaatctgaaagtcagaaccaAACAATCCCGAGATTGTCAAACTAAGTTAAAATGCTATATTTTACCttttatgctaactctgtggtgcaGGAAATCGAAGCTGGAAGTTGGCCGAAAAAGAGACTTCCAGGCATACGGGAAGGGTCCAGGCACCGAGATGTCCAGGCACCTAGAGTGGGTCCAGGCACTCGGAGTGCAGATGACGTGGCACGCCCCGATTGGCCAGCACACATGCTCGGAAATGGAAAAAACCTACGCAGATAGAGCTTGGCTAAGGTGTGGCCACGTCAGCTTCTAGGCACCCAGGGGTGATCTAGGCGCCCAGAGTTGGATAAATCCCCGACAAAGCAGTAAAACTAACTTGTGTTAGCGATTTCTTTGTCCTTCTCTGAattctatttccgctgcattttctCTAGTTTTTTCGAAAAACGTGAAAAAAACCaagcgctattcaaccccccccccccaagatGCATTCTTCGATCCTTCACATCATAGTACAACAAATAGCATATTAGCAAACATAAACCTTGTTCTATTTACAAATTTTGAACCCTTTGGATAGACACATGGAATTATGCTTCATCTAATGCATAATTCTCACTCAAAATCCTCAGTTCCCTTTTCAAAATGACTACTTTAACCTCTCTATTTTAACACATACACATGAATGTAGGATACTTCTGTCGTGCCAAGATATAAATCTTAGTTCTATGTATATACTAGATCTGTAATGCAGATTGATTTAAACTCTTATgggtaataaatttaaaatgttttttgtAAATCATAGGCAGTAAATGGATAATATTTGTACTAAAAGGGTGATATTTGTACTAAAAATGGTGAATGATGGTGGATTGGTGAAGCTAGACTAATACAAACATGGCTATATCATTAAAGAAACAAAATGGTATATTCTCGACCAATATACGGCATAAGAATTTAGTTCAAATAaccattgatatttttttttgagTCTCATAAACTCCAAATCATTATGGATGTAACAAAGATGCATTTGAGCAGTTCATTGGATATTTGGCTCCAATCCCATgaaaagagataaaaaaaaaattattacatgtCACACAACCTAATGTTCTTCTAAAATTTGTCTCCTAATGTGTGATCAGTATCTCCTTTTTGCTAAAATAATTGTATTTGAATAGCCATGTATCATTGTGTTTGTAACTAAGTCTATGTTTGGTACATATGAATGTAATGGAATTGGATGTGGAATTGGAATGAGAATGTGAAAAAAATGGATTTGAGAGGAGTTGTAAATAGAATGCTAAATTGATTCATATTTTTGGTTAGACTATGGAAAGCAATGAAAAAAACAAATTATCCATAACTTGGGAGAACTTGTTGTTggtcgctactcggaaaacctaatggttccactg from Zingiber officinale cultivar Zhangliang chromosome 4A, Zo_v1.1, whole genome shotgun sequence includes the following:
- the LOC121972970 gene encoding ubiquitin-like modifier-activating enzyme 5; translated protein: MQLRSDHNHDLVAIGCDLSLGSSSHPGSSLSSDRWPDAAGGGWMAEWSSYGAPSGGRPLTAHPNPNYNLGGKIKERVIKVMNLKKVGMTKRSKAKDMGAEVVDNNPYSRLMALQRMDLINLIQGIGGVGSVAIEMLTRCGIGHLLLYDYDIVELANMNRLFFCPDQVGMTKTDAAVQTLEEINPDVLLDRYSLSITTVKGFEVFVESLKREVSLKSREMSGVDVVLSCVDNYEARMVVNQRIFYRQSCNELGET